The window ACTATAGCCCAGGATGCTaaaagaaatcaattacacGAACAACACCAAGATGGACCAACTTCCTGAATTCATTAGCATCGCAAATACAAGATTGGTGCAATCTCCATAACAATTAAAATTGCATTAGCTCCATGAACTTCACAACTCATAATTACAGGATGAAAGCAGTAGTTTGACTATAACAAGAAGCCAGGAATGATTTACTCCAAGTAtcttaaattagaaaaataatcattcaGTCCCTACGATCTTATTTAAAGTTAAGGCAATATGCTAAAGCTTCggaatctccacatgaaatccTCTTTGGTGTATGTATAGCAACAATACTCTAAATAGTACGCTAGGAATGAttgtaatttatatattcatgggCTGGTAACAAACTTATAGCCAGAATAACCAAGCCACCAACAATGATCATCTTACACTAGAAAATCACAATTGTCAAAGGCATCTATGCTATCACAAGGTCAACCTTTTCTGCAGCTTCTATTGTCATTTGACAAAAGAGATTAAGGGGATGTacacttttttttctcatcaagTGGAGCAAAGTTCATCGAATTTCAAGCCACATTTAATATTCATGAGACTTTAGTGACATAGGAAATTGAAAATTAGTCAACTAACAACAGTTACAAATTCTATCcaatagcaaaatgaaaatggcTGTGATTCAAATTATAGCTAACAGTATTCTCACCTCAATTCAGGATTTGGGTTTAGTAAATGCGAAAATAGATCCACAGCTTCTGGTATGAATTCGACCAAGAACAAGTCCATTTTATTCTTCACAATATTGATGTCACGTTCCAGACGTTCACCAAATGGATGCCTTCCACCAGTGATGCAAAAGAACAAGACACATCCTAAACTGAACACATCTACTGTGCGTGTTTGGCGCCCATGAAGAAGCTGTTCAGGTGCCTGCCATCCTGAGCTTCCACAACCTGCAAGACAAATATCAGAGATCAACCAAAGAGCCATAATCACTTGGACCATGTTTAGATAAGAATGTTAGATTCAACTGGTCAATAAAGGGAGACCATTAAATCTCCACAGAGTTTACACGATATAAAAAACGATTTAAAGCAACCATACTTCCGACAAAACTTATCCTATGAAAGAAGAGATTGCTTTAACAACTAAAATTATTGGCCTGAAGTTTTAGTCAGGAATCTGAAAATGATTACCATCTTATAGATTTAGATTTGCATAGATCAGTCTCGAGGAAAAGAAGATCAAAGGTCTGGTTAAGCTGTCATTAGCACTTACCAGTGGCATGATATCCCAAGGAAGATGTATCTCCATGAAGGCGTTTACTAATGCCCATATCAGATAGCTTAGCACATAATGATCGATTCTTTGTAATCAAGACATTTTGGGGCTTTAAGTCCCGATGAATTATTCCCAAGTCATGCAGATGGACAAGTCCTGATACCACATCCCTGTATTATAATGTAGAGTAGACGTTATGACTTAAAATTAACAATATATCTAGAATCCAATAGTAACTGGGCCACTTCAAGTCATCAGATACATAAAATACTAAGCCATATCCTACTGGAAATTAAGGAACTTCTATAACATATTAATACCCAATAAGGATGCCAGAAGTACACTAGAGAATCAAACCTGTTGCAGGTTATTTAGCAATAACATAATCATTTACTAATTTGAGTGCATAAAGTTTTTGCAGCATTCACGAATCACAAAGAGAGAAGGTATACCAGTTTATCCAATACAGGAAAATCTATGTTTTGTCACTAAGCAATTGATAATACCCAATTGATTTCAAACTAAGAGTTTAGCCTCGATAGTGACATTGAACTTAAACCTACGACTCTAGAAAGGAAGCTGCAAGGTTCTAAACTCAGCCCATGATATAAATCGGATTGGGCTAACCAAAGTCAAGGTAGTCGTCTAACAAGTCCTTCTTAACATGTATCACTTGGAAGTTTTTTGCAGAAGAGCTTAAGTCCTTTGATTAGCACCTAATACCCACATGCACCAGCGAAGAAAAGTTTATGAAGGTAATGATCTCTCTGAGATGCTTCCAAGTCATGTTAAACATATGGAAGCAAGCTCAATACAAATTCAAATCTGTGACAAGATAATTTTAGGAGTGTCGAAAAAGCAAGATATGCAGTCATCTCTCAACTCAAACCCTTTTGGCATGGCTAAACATAAAAGTTACCTCATCAGTTTCAGTAACAAAGGTGAGGGATGTCCATCTGCCCTCCACAAATTAACATCTTCCACCATACCCCTAACTGAATCCAATTTGATTTTATATTCAACCATCGATGCTGGATCATTTGGGAAGACAGAATTATTTGAAGCATCTGACTGTACTTGAATTAAATCATCTAAGCTGCAAGTACAGCGTTCTAGAGCAAGATACACGAAATCTTGGTCATACTCCACTCCATACCACCGAACAATATTTGCATGTCGGTCAGATGCTATCAAATTCTGAATCTCTTTCAAGGCAACATCATGATGAGACTGGACAAGGCGTTTCACCGCAACAGGTCGACCTTCATAGATGCCCTCAAGGACAATGGTCCCATTACTTCCTTTAGCAATTTCTGTACTTAGTACGAGGAGTTTTCCGATTCTACGCCCTGCATTGCCACCATCAAGAAGGTTATTGAGCTTCATCCATGCGTCATCATTGCTCCTACTATTGTCAAGCCTGCCTTCATTTTCTGAAGAGACATGATTCTCCTTTCTGTCCGGACTTCCATTACCCTTCCCATACTTGCGCATTTTCTTCCGCTTGGAAGGTGTTTTCAAACTAGAATCGCCAGCCTGCTTAGCCTGTTCTTTTGGTACTCGAAAAAAACGGCGGACGATCAAACCAACAGCCGCCATAAAGACCACTAATATAACATATAAAGTCGCTGACCACTCAGAAGACGTATTACGTGAACCATCAGCATAAACGGTTGCATTGTTATCCGAACGAACAACTACCGTATCGTGGATCTCCGGTGCAGGCAATGGCAATATAACCCCAGCAGCTTTACCATCATGCGAGTTGAACATATTGTCTATCTTCGTTAGTGGCGGAAGCATGAGCTCTGAAGAAGGATTTTCAAGCTGAAAGTTCAATGATGGATTGATTTCATCCTGGGAAGGTAGTAGTTGTTGTTTTGGACTAGGAGATGGAAGTTTCCTCCCATCATGAAGCTGAGGCCTAGAAAATGTATCATACACATCACGTTTGCGAAATCGGTAGACAATAGCTCTTGATTGACAAGAAAGTGGCATTGTAATGGAATTTCCAGATTCCAGACCAAGTTGATGTCTTGAGTTGACGGAAGATCCACTGAAAGAATTATCATCACCTCGACAAAGTAAAGCGGCCCCTATTTCAGCCACGGACACATTCCACAATACTTTGTTGGATGTTGCAGCAAATGATTGCAAAGAATAGTCTGTCCTCATAATCTTCAGGCGCGGCTGAGCAGTATCAGAGTTAGATTCCGCCAAATCATTGGCAATTTTATCTTGTAAAGCAGTCTGTTCTATATCATTTGGTGAGGTAGATGGAAAATCCGATAAACCATAAGTACGTATGACTCTTCCGGTCAAAGCATCGACTTCAAACACCGTGCTTTTCCGAGATCCAAGTGTAACTGATCCATCCTCTGAAACCAATGGTGTATTTTTTACGAATTCGTCAATGTTCATCCCCAGCTTCTGCATTGCATGGGGCAGTCAGTTCATAAGATGTATACAGCGGGTAATAGTGGCAGCAATTGACTTTTTTTACAGTTAATAAGAAAAACAGCCACTATGATCCGGAGACTTCTCCTCAATTTTGGAAGGAGGAGAGATGACATTCGAAGTTCATGGGTCTAAAACATATAGATAAGGGCATTTTCCATTTAAGTACAAAAGGCAAAATCTGGAAATCCTTTTTACAACCTTTAATAGGCAAGACAAGTCCAAGTAAAATCTTAAGGATGAAAGAAATACAGCCATTTTTTTCCCTGAACAAAGCAACACACTATACGTTTAAGTATTGCAAACTCCATATTTCCTACCATAAACATGCCTTGCTTTCTTGGGTAAAGATCACCTGGCATAGAAAAACCTTTAAGCAGCAAGGTATTTCACAGAAAACAGCATTGGCAGTATCAAATAGTAGAATGCATTCATCTACTCTGTCTTACAAACGTAGGAGATAGATCTCTCCCACTGATTGGTAAAATTTTTTGCCACCATCGAGGCAGCCCTACCAACCATGCACAGGGAAGTGATGAAATTAGTGATATCCTTGATTAGACAAATGATCAAACAGTCATTCTAATTAGACAAAACCTAAAAAGATCTTGAGTTTTTTGTCACAAATAGAAGTCTTAGCCATACCATTTTACCAAAGTGCTCGTTGTGTATATACAGCTCCCAGTCATCATCACCACAGTCTATAAAGTAACCACTGCTGGGTCCAGAAGAACTTTCATTCTCATTATCTTTGTTGATTGGAGCGTGATATGAAGAGTGGATGGGAGGTCCTGACGTGACTGACCAGATCACCTTCCTAGAGTCGCTGTCCACCAAATGTATTGTCCCATCTAGGGCGGCAACTAGGGCAGTGTCATGATTTCTGTCCAAAAGTAGAATCGACAAGCAAAGGCATGCAAAATAACAGAGAAATGGTAGAGTTATTTCCCCAATACACAGGAGAATGGCATGGCAAGTCACTGAAAAATGGACTCAAACTGGTCACTAACTCATGGCTAGCCAGTAAAGGCCAACAAGACATATCAGAAGCAGAAGCTAGACCAAATTATACATTAAAACAGCACAGTTAGGGCGTGCTTATCAGCAACTTCAACCACTGAATAGAAAGTACTTGTCATAAGCTCCAAATGGATATACATATCAAGGCTTTCCAAGTTCTTGGCAACACTATATGACTATGCTGCAAAGCAAAGCTGAATTTCAACTGATCCTAGATTTCTAAATCAGGAGTACACAAATCATGCAGCCATATCATGCATCCATTAGACCCCAATTTGCTACCaaacaatgaggaagaagatacTAGTAATGAGTCCCGACAAGACAAATTAGCATGCAGAATACCAAATTGATGTACATTGGACATCGAGGAGACCATTTCTCACATGATTTCCACGGGTAGACAGCAAGGCAGGGACTTATTATTCAATACATAAGTCACACTTCTCTGTCCCTTTCTGTTCTCCCCCCTCGTACGCAGGGACTTTATCCTTGCCAAATTCAATAACAAGACAACTAGGTGCCTCTAAACAAGCAAAATAAGCAGTTTTTCCCCACTGCACCCATGCATATCCGAAAACTTAAACTCTGTTCGAACCTTTTATTAACCAGCCGCATTATGCCATTTGAACATACAGATTTTCACAAACTTCGACAGAACTCCTTACTACCAAAAGAACCAAGCTCACAACCTAGCACATGCCACACCGAATAGCCACTAAACTAAACTCGCACCATCGGAATCACGGCACGGAACTGCACACGCTCAACTGGCCAAACGAATCACAGCTCCATGGCAAAAAACACTACTTCCTTTGGACCACAAGAATTAcaaatttttcttccaaatcaatCACGAAGCGAGAAATCAAAGCCGAACAGCAAGAGACCAACTCACGGTTGAATCGACTTGAGCGATCTCACGGGCAAGCGCGTCAATCCCCTGTCCCACGGCCCAGGCACCGACACCTCCGAGCTCTCCGACCTCGAGAGGACGGCGCTCAGCCCCAGCAACCAGCCGACGATCGACAACGGCGCCCATAGCCGCCGCCGAATCCCACCCCTCATGAATCGCGCCCGAGAAGCCGACGAAACGACGAGATCGAAGCGATCCTTCCCTTTATAGAGCGAGGGGCCGCCGTTCGAAAGGTCCGGACGGACGGCAatcgaaggagaagaagattcGAACAGCAATCAAGGGAGATTCGAAGCTTCCCGCGGTCGCCGCGGGCTTGGGATCTCCGACAGATTGCCGCTGAATCCAGTCGCCCAACCGGTACACGATTGGGATTCGGAGATTGCGTTGTCGTGCGGCCGCGATTCTCCGTTCGAACGGCACGGGATTGTCCGCGTCCTCGGAGCTgattgttttgtctttttttttttccatgggTAAAAAAGTCCATTTCGGCGTTTACTTGGTCCGgcggcgtcgttttggtcctTTAAACTTTAAAGGGGGCGCCTTTGACCGTGCGGCGCTCGCTGGTGGCCCCGGGTCGggtcggctcggctcggctcggctcgtgCACTGAGCTCCGACACGTGCGGTGTCGACCCGATCGCACGCCTGACTCCCGTTGAAGCACTGACTCGaagcaatttctttcttgaggTTAAACCGGTCCGGTAAGACTTGCTCGGGTCAAGACTCGGTCGTCATTTAGGACTGATAAGGTCAAACATTGGATCACGTGGGGATTCAAATATTCGAAATCTGTggtattatttaatttataaacgTAAATAGTCCCACGCTATTTGCACAATGTATAGAGGATTATAGCACTTTTTAGctaattgagttgatgaaaataaTCTCAAGAGAATTGACAAAGATTAAAAGTGGatatttgttgaaaatataaaaaccaTGCGTCGAGTACAAGATTCTTCATATTATTTATATACACTTATTGGATTGACACCAATTCggttattatttttcaattagatcaatttaatcctaaactttttacattttgttaattaagtctATTCGGGAGAAAATTGCTGATGTAGACAACTATCATTGTATGTGACATGCCCGCACTAATGTGGACATTTGTAAATAATAACTTAAatgttttattgatttttttaaaactttttttgttctttttatattatgttattttattattttctttctttcattcctttcattttggccgGCGAggttaaaggaaaaaaattcttgtTCAATTAAGTGGCGGTCGTGTCACGTAAGACTATAATTTTCCGTATCAacgattttcaatcaaaattaaccgaatagactcaattgacaaaatatgaaaatgtttagaactaaattgatttaattaaaatgtttgagACTGAAATAACAATAATGCATTAGGTTTGTGACTTTTTGTTATGTTCAATTTGTTTTTATATAGATTAAGTTTCCTCTCTTTTACTTACTGTTGTGCTCAAGGTGATTTtcacaaagttttttttttttttttttttttacgataGTTTTGAACAATGTTGACAATAATTGTTAATTAACATattacaaatataaatattgtTCATAAATTGTTCACAACTTTAACCAAATAATTTCTCTAAGTAAACACTTGTACTAAGAATTGTATATGACAAGAAATTATTTGAAACTGAACTTCAAAGAAATATAGATTACAATCTTGATTGttaaatttactaaaatactcaaattttagataattCCCATAAAAGAGCAATGAACGAGTAAGCTTCTatgatttgaatagaaataaaaaaaataaaaaataaaaaagaaacaactatTCAGATAAAGGTTGATAAAAATCATTAGATTGATAgatcaatataaaatttcattcacTCGGATCTCTTCCCTTTCATCGATTTTGTCCGGATCCTCCTTTTCTTCCGAAAAAAGAGAAGGATCTTCTTTGGTGGATCCCTCTTGTTCTTGTTGTACAGTTTTCCTCTTTTATCAATCTTACCATTAATAGGCCTCAGTAAGAGCCATTTTGGACCATTAAAATTTTAGGACGTGTCTAAGGCTATTTAAGGAATGAAAATAGTGTAGCCCTTTAAAAATATTCTAGttatcaataaattttatttttgattacgtccattttttgttctttattgtTGGGAATAATGGATCCCCgaaaaaaccggattcgacactaaatcgaacccctaaagtaatacggaagacgaagcccgggaaaatcacgtatcaccgatcgtaaagcacacgacggattcgagcgtagccacagattagacaccaatgctgaagtgaggaagagaaattggctctgttcgatccgatgacgcattgaagggaagaaaaacacttactgtttttcttttctttttggagagagagagagcgtgcgggagaagacgtacgtacgttatTTCCAAGATGtgtcttctccctctttctcatcccttttatacgtccctccatccacgggccctattcctgtgggccgggctttttgggcccaacatgggcggacgggccttaagctcatctcatataaaaccatcatcccccactcgcacatggtgggccgaacagaattctcttttacctcttttcaacattcataccggtgaataatccgtgcgaccagcatattttgagagctcgttgccatacatctgttaggaatatatagcagctcataaatgggcatcacactctgagtagatttagtatgcagtaccctagatcgattgatcacatttatatctctcttgatctcttttaaataaggatatatatatatatatatatatatatatatatatatatctatattgtattcataattatgattatcacaaagacagtcataattggttaaccggtgaataccaaaactataatgtgattctccaaattcgatattcctctttccttcaaactctcaatttcagttcagcttgcttttctagaaatgccccattagatcgaatcaactcatgaccattggcaacatcctaagatatcaaacactaaatagaaatcttgaaaataagtaagagtcatgaggggactaaaaaattgaggaactcttttcctcaagagtctcacacgtcataaaagttgagatcaaactttttgccactcttattagtcggctcatgcatacgtagtatgaaatacgtattacggtattaactccttttcCATGGAGCGGATGTCTACAcatttcaataccgtacagatgatagttcagacatacccaatgtctaacttgagttcacgtatctactcattcacaaaattcatcagaactcacatatggcatcatagacagataaagtaaaatatatgggttattttactttcggacatagtaagtattatgtcatcatcttaacacccagttaaggcgacatacgtattttaagcttgagctcttgattatcacctagataataagcttaaaaacagtctcatctctatttatcacacagtaaatagaggcgattacctgtgtgagtgggctaatcttatatttgtccgacatactttctcaagttaaagtaatgcactgagcattaagatgcataaaaatcaaacaaagattcataggcatcaatgatgaaaacacaaattcatcaaatgtgaacacttagggaaattacaatattcagtatatcagcctctacgcaatcctagagattttacatggccaTAAAACACATATCTAAgttttggctttgtcataggatctgctaccattctatgtgtaacatgtactgtaagttcacatcttttcgtgcaatcatatttttgataaaattatacttggtatatatatgtttggtattgccatgatattttggatttttggtatacgcttttgctgcttggctatcacagttaaccaacaatgaatctgcagcacttcaaataaaacttaaatgatcaaataatctcttaagccaaacatctttttttattgctgttgataatgccacgaactcagtttccatcgtggacaaggctatatacttttgtttcttactgctccaacatatggtgccattattcggtaagaaaacaaacccagaggtagattttctttcatctaaatctcctctccaatcagcatttgaatagccttagagttgcaaatccttt of the Eucalyptus grandis isolate ANBG69807.140 chromosome 10, ASM1654582v1, whole genome shotgun sequence genome contains:
- the LOC104422845 gene encoding serine/threonine-protein kinase/endoribonuclease IRE1a isoform X1, coding for MRGGIRRRLWAPLSIVGWLLGLSAVLSRSESSEVSVPGPWDRGLTRLPVRSLKSIQPNHDTALVAALDGTIHLVDSDSRKVIWSVTSGPPIHSSYHAPINKDNENESSSGPSSGYFIDCGDDDWELYIHNEHFGKMKLGMNIDEFVKNTPLVSEDGSVTLGSRKSTVFEVDALTGRVIRTYGLSDFPSTSPNDIEQTALQDKIANDLAESNSDTAQPRLKIMRTDYSLQSFAATSNKVLWNVSVAEIGAALLCRGDDNSFSGSSVNSRHQLGLESGNSITMPLSCQSRAIVYRFRKRDVYDTFSRPQLHDGRKLPSPSPKQQLLPSQDEINPSLNFQLENPSSELMLPPLTKIDNMFNSHDGKAAGVILPLPAPEIHDTVVVRSDNNATVYADGSRNTSSEWSATLYVILVVFMAAVGLIVRRFFRVPKEQAKQAGDSSLKTPSKRKKMRKYGKGNGSPDRKENHVSSENEGRLDNSRSNDDAWMKLNNLLDGGNAGRRIGKLLVLSTEIAKGSNGTIVLEGIYEGRPVAVKRLVQSHHDVALKEIQNLIASDRHANIVRWYGVEYDQDFVYLALERCTCSLDDLIQVQSDASNNSVFPNDPASMVEYKIKLDSVRGMVEDVNLWRADGHPSPLLLKLMRDVVSGLVHLHDLGIIHRDLKPQNVLITKNRSLCAKLSDMGISKRLHGDTSSLGYHATGCGSSGWQAPEQLLHGRQTRTVDVFSLGCVLFFCITGGRHPFGERLERDINIVKNKMDLFLVEFIPEAVDLFSHLLNPNPELRPKALEVLHHPLFWSSEMRLSFLRDVSDRVELEDRALNSDLLKAIESTAPMVFGGKWDEKIEPEFMADIGRFRRYNYSCVRDLLRVVRNKLSHYRELPERVQELLGPVPEGYDNYFAKRFPRLLIESYKVVSKFCKDEECFQKYFRSDEL
- the LOC104422845 gene encoding serine/threonine-protein kinase/endoribonuclease IRE1a isoform X2, with protein sequence MKLGMNIDEFVKNTPLVSEDGSVTLGSRKSTVFEVDALTGRVIRTYGLSDFPSTSPNDIEQTALQDKIANDLAESNSDTAQPRLKIMRTDYSLQSFAATSNKVLWNVSVAEIGAALLCRGDDNSFSGSSVNSRHQLGLESGNSITMPLSCQSRAIVYRFRKRDVYDTFSRPQLHDGRKLPSPSPKQQLLPSQDEINPSLNFQLENPSSELMLPPLTKIDNMFNSHDGKAAGVILPLPAPEIHDTVVVRSDNNATVYADGSRNTSSEWSATLYVILVVFMAAVGLIVRRFFRVPKEQAKQAGDSSLKTPSKRKKMRKYGKGNGSPDRKENHVSSENEGRLDNSRSNDDAWMKLNNLLDGGNAGRRIGKLLVLSTEIAKGSNGTIVLEGIYEGRPVAVKRLVQSHHDVALKEIQNLIASDRHANIVRWYGVEYDQDFVYLALERCTCSLDDLIQVQSDASNNSVFPNDPASMVEYKIKLDSVRGMVEDVNLWRADGHPSPLLLKLMRDVVSGLVHLHDLGIIHRDLKPQNVLITKNRSLCAKLSDMGISKRLHGDTSSLGYHATGCGSSGWQAPEQLLHGRQTRTVDVFSLGCVLFFCITGGRHPFGERLERDINIVKNKMDLFLVEFIPEAVDLFSHLLNPNPELRPKALEVLHHPLFWSSEMRLSFLRDVSDRVELEDRALNSDLLKAIESTAPMVFGGKWDEKIEPEFMADIGRFRRYNYSCVRDLLRVVRNKLSHYRELPERVQELLGPVPEGYDNYFAKRFPRLLIESYKVVSKFCKDEECFQKYFRSDEL